The bacterium genomic sequence CCGTGCGAGTGAACTCGAACGCACGATAGAAGCCCTGATCGGGAATGATTCGGTTGGGATAAGCGCGCGCCGCAGAAAAAAAGTTCAGCGCCTGCATGGCCCCGGAAGGCGGTCGCGAACGGTGAAATGCTTGCTTCGTTTCGCTACTGCCGAAACGGCCGAGCACGGCATAACCGGCCAGCAGGGCAACGAACAACAGCGCGGCAAGCTGGAAAGGTCTGTGGTTGGATCGCATATTTCCTCACAACGGTATCGGTTCGGCGTGGTGGACGCTGCGGGAGCGCGCCGGTCATGAAACCAGGAGACTGCCCGGACGGCAGTCACTTTGAGCGGGCATGGGATCGCCCGGCAAACAGTGGGAATTTCCCGCCGAAGAAGCAATTGAAATCTTACCATAACAAAATGTCATGGCGGGGTTTCCGCATCCCCCGCCTCGTGTCATTATTTCTAGATGGTTCTGGCACGGTGGGCTTTTCTGTCAGAACGCTGCCGGTCTGCTTGGGTAAGGTGGTTCTACTTGGGATGGGTTCGTTATGGGGAACCAGCAATTCCTTCCGTTTATCTTGGCTGCCGTTATCATCGCCCTTGCCGTGGTGCGCGGCATGGAACTCTACCGCGAAGAAGTCGACCTTCATCAGCGCGATGAGATCGCGAAGACGTTGATGGCAGCAGCGCTGCGGGCGCAGGCCTGGTATCGCCGGCCGGCCGCCATGGGCGGAGGCGAGCGATCATTTGCCGCCCTCACCTGGGCAAAACTCAATATCAACCCGGAAACTCCGAATGCGGTGCTGTCAATGTCGCACCGGCAGCGCGGCAGTGTTTGCCTCACCGCGGTCAGCCTCGCCGATACCACGCAGCGAATTTGCTACATGGTCTTTCCCGATTCCCTCGTCTTGATGCCTTGACGCTGGGCGCGGGCAGTACACGCCCGGTTCAGCCGTCGCAGGATGCTGTCCGTCTCCTTCCACCGGCCGGTTCCTGTCACGCCACTGCTGCCACCCGCATGCCCTCGCTTGACCGCACCGGTGCGGCAACAAACAGCGCTTGCACGAGAATGATTTCAGGCTATATTCCACTCCGGCCAGCCCGCCATCGTCTGCGTGCTGGACCTGCGAATGGTGGAATAAAGCAAACCGCATTGGGGTTTGTTTCAGAAAAAATGCCGGACTTGCATCATCTTGGAGATTTGCCCTTATGTCGATTTTCGATCCGATCAAGCGTGTGCAACGCCTGCGGCAGGCCGATCCCCGTCGCCGGCCGGATGCCGATTTGCGTGATCGTATTCCGCCGGGACAGTATCGCACGGAGAAATTTCCGGTGCTCACTTATGGCGAGACGCCGGTGATCGATCGCCAGGACTGGCGGCTCAGGGTGTGGGGGCTGGTGGAGAATCCCATGACTCTCACTTGGGAGGAATTTCAGGCGTTGCCGCGCAAGAAGATTCACGTGGATATTCACTGCGTCACGCGCTGGAGTCTGTTGGATTCCGAGTGGGAGGGCGTGCCGTTTGCCGCGATTGCCGAGCGCGCGAAGCCGTTGCCCGCGGCTCGGGTGGTGATGGAGCATTCTTATGGCGGCTACACCACGAACATGCTGCTCGATGAGATGTATGATGATGACGTGATTCTCGCCGACACGTATGGCGGCCAGCCGCTGGCGCGCGATCATGGCGGGCCGCTGCGGATGGTGGTGCCCAAGCTCTACTTTTGGAAAAGCGCGAAATGGCTCAATGGACTGGAGTTGCTCGAGCGCAACGCGCCGGGCTTCTGGGAGCGCTACGGCTACCACATGCACGGCGACCCCTGGACCGAGGAGCGGTTTGGCTAGCTAATGCCTTGTTTTTGTGAGCCAGCGTTGCCATCGTTTCAAATCTGTTCCAAATTATCCTTCATCCAAGTACCGTTCGAGCGCAATGCGAAATGCCTCGCTCGAAGATTGCAGGCCATTTTTCAGCGCTGTGTCCTTCACCAAATTCCATTGCGGTCCTCTCGACTCTGGAACCATTGCAGGAGAGTTTGCGCGGCCGTGGCAAGTCCAAAATAGAAATGCCCGATTCTCACCAACGCCGTCCGCGCGCGGTGCGAATCGCGCATTTTGCCAGCGCGGTGGCGACGGCTTGCTCCAAAAAATTGCTTTGCCAAAATGATGCCCAAGTCGCTATTTTGCCGGCCGAGCTTCGTGCGAAAAGCGACAAGCCTTCGTTTCGGACAAGTCTAACGTGTGACCGTTCCCATTCACAAAGGCCGGACCCTGCCGGCCGGCACGTTGCGGGGCATTCTGCGCGATGCCGATCTTGGCATTGACGAATTCCGCGGCCTCCTGTAGATTCCCTGCCTGCAAATTTCCCACCTGAGACCAAAAAGCTCGCTAATCCTGCGATAAACCACTCATCCCGACACACCTGCGGCTGCGGCAGCATTTTGAGAATCATCGCTGCAATTCGATGGGAAAGTGTCCGCATGCCAGTGCGGTGGCGGCAGCTTTCTCCGCAGATAACGGAGGGCCTACTCGCTGCTTGCTTTTGCGCCGGCAGTTCTGCATTTTTTCGCCACATTCCGGCGGACTGAATGAATGCCAACATCGTGAATGAGAAATGATCATGAATGAGCCCACACAAAAACCCGTCATCTTCCTGGCCTTTGCCCAAGACCGCGTTCAAGGCGGTGCCTATTTGCGCAACCTGCCCGCTGAACTCGACGGCATTCGAAAAGCCTTGCAGAAAGCGCGGCAGGCCCAACTATGTGAGGTGGAAGAGCGAGCCAACGCCACGGTCGAAAACATCTGCGATGTCTTTCAAGAATTCCAAGACCGCATCGCCATCTTCCACTTCGGCGGCCATGCCGACAGCTTCGAACTCTTGCTCGAATCGCTGGCCGGCGCGCATGCCGCGGCGCATCGTGAGGGCTTGGTTTCGTTTCTAGTGAGACAACTCGGACTGAAACTGGTCTTCCTGAACGGCTGCAGCACGCAGCAGCATGCCCTGGATTTGAAGGAAGCCGGCATTCCCGCGGTGATCGGCACTGCCCGGACCATCGACGACGCCGTGGCCGCGGACTTGGCGGTGCGCTTTTACAAGGGTCTGGCCGCGGGCCATACGATCGAGCGCGCCTGGGCCGAGGCCGTGGATCAAGTGAAGATGGAAAAAGGCCCGGACTGGCGGGCGCTGCACTGGCAAGGCAAAACCGAAACGCCCGACCGGTTTCCGTGGGAAATCTGCTACCGCGAAGGCGCGGAGAAAGTCAAAGACTGGAACCTGCCCGATGCCGCCGGCAATCCGTTGTTCGGCCTGCCGGAGATTCCTGAAGACTACTTCATCAAGCTGCCGGAACAGCCCTTCATCGGACTGGAATATTTCAGAAAAGAGCACGCTGCCATTTTTTTCGGACGCGGCGCCGAGATTCGGAAACTGTACAACTACGTCACCGGCATTCACCCGATCATTCTGTTTTACGGCGAATCCGGCGTGGGCAAGTCTTCGTTGCTCGATGCCGGACTCTTGCCGCGCCTCGAGCACGACTACACGGTGCAATATGCTCGCCGCGATGCCACCGAAGGCTTGACCGCGACCTTGCTGCAAGCTCTGCAAGCCGCCGGCGCCACCACCGAGGAACCCGCCGCACTGCTGGAGGCTTGGCTCAGGATCGAAGCGAAAACTAATCGGCCGCTCATTGTCATTCTCGACCAGGCGGAGGAGACCTTCACTCAGCCGCTCAAGAATCACCCGGAAACCGGCCGCGAGTTGGAAGTCTTTCTCGCAGCGAGCATGGGCGTTTTTGATCATCCCGGCCAACGCCCGCGCGGCAAGCTCATTCTGAGCTATCGGAAGGAATACCATCCGGAGATTCAAGCTGCCTTCCAATCATTCTCGTTGCCCCATGCGCCGATGTTTCTCCGGCAGCTCGACCGCACGGGCATCATCGAAGCGGTGGAGGGATTGACCCGCTCTGCCCACACGCAGGAGAAATATCATCTCGAAATTGCCGAAAGTGAACAGGGAGACCTGGCGGAGACCATTGCGACCGATCTTTTGGCCGACCAGAAATCGGCCATCGCGCCGGTGCTGCAGATGGTATTAACCAAGCTCTGGCACAGCGCCGTGCAAGAAAGTCCCCACGCGCCGCGCTTCACCTTACCGCTCTATCACCAGCTCAAGAGCGCCGGCATTGCCATGGATGAATTTCTGCAGCAGCAGATGGCGCAGTTGCGGCAGTGGAATGAGGAGGTGGTGGCCTCCGGCCTCGCGCTCGATCTGCTCCACGCCCACACTACGCCTCATGGCACCGCCGGAACTTGCAGCCTGACTGAATTGCGGCGGGCCTACAGCCACCGCCAAGAAATTCTCGAACCGCTGCTGGTCGAATGCAAACGCCTTTACCTGCTCACCGATGGCCAAGAGAAACAGAATGCTTCCACCCGATTGGCGCACGACATTCTGGCGCCGGTGATCATGCGCGAATACCAAAACTCCGACAAGCCCGGCCAACGCGCGGCGCGGGTACTGAGCAGCAAGCTGCCTGATTTCAAAGCTGACGAGATAAACGTCTGGCTAGACAAAGCCGACCTCACCGTGGTGGAAAAGGGTTACCAAGGGATGCGGCAATTGGCCGATTCGGAACAACGGCTGCTGCAAATCAGCCAGAAACGCCGGCATCGTGGCCGTCTGATCCTATACACAATAATCGTTGTTCTTGCTGGATTCTCCGGTCTGGCCTATTGGGGCATACGTAGCTCGCTTGAAAAGGACAAGCAGATTGCCAAGCAAGGCGAGCAACTGAGGTATTCTCAAGATGCCGTCATACAGCGACTCAAAAAATTGGACTATTATGACTCCGGTTGGAATCCTGAGGGCAAAGGCATTGTGCATCAATATCAACTGCAAAACGACAGTCTGGTGGTTTATGACGGCGCTACCAAACTCGATACTAAACTCTATTGGCAGCGTTCCGGCTCTAAAGAAACTATGACCCATGACCAGGCTTCAGCTTATGTTGACAGCTTGAACCACATCAAGTTTGCGGGATACAACGACTGGCGTCTGCCGACTCTGGAAGAAGCGATGTCATTGATGGAGCCTGAGAGAAAGAACGGTGATTTGTATATTGACCCGATTTTTGATGCCACGCAAAAATGGATTTGGACATCGAGTAAACAAGCTGCGGGCGTGGCGTGGTTAGTCAACTTCAACCATGGCAATTGCGACACCAACGATGTCAACCGCTACAACTACGTCCGTGCAGTGCGCTCCGGACAATCTTGATCATTTGGTTATTTGAATCACTTGATCATTTTCTTTGGGTGGAACGTGACCATCGAAAGCTTGCAAACTCATAGGCCCGAGCAAGGCTGTTACAAAGCTCGCCCCGTGGGATAGTGGGACCACAAGATCAATAATCAGATCAATGATGAGTATCCCACGGGGCGAGCGGCCTCGAAAAATTTTTTTGGAAAAGGAGCCTGCCATGGCCCAATACGAGCATCTCCCAATTTACAAAAAAGCCTACGATCTGACGCTCTACTTCGAAAAGATCGTGCGCGGGTTCAGCCGTTACGACAAATACACGCTGGGCGCCGAGCTGCGCCAGCTCTCCCGGGAGGTGATGCGCCTGATTCGCCGCGCCAATGACGCCGAGAACAAGGCCGCAATCCTGCTGGAAAACCGTGAACGGCTCGAAGATTTGAAAATGACTGTGCGCTTGTGCAAAGACATGCGCGCGTTTCAGAATTTCAATTCATTTCAGTACAGTATCAACGAGGTGGTGGACTTGTGCAAGCAGAATGAAGGCTGGTTGAAATCCGCGCTGCAAAAAAGTGGACGGCCAGAATCCTCGTCGCCTGCCCAGGCGTCGCAGGAGCGTGCCCAGCGATGATTGTGCGCCCCGGCCACCCCGGACGGTTGTTGGCGGGTCTGGGGTATGAGCTTGCCGGCAATCCTATCCCGCCAGCGGGAATGGATTGGACGTGGGTTCCGCCGCAGCGGAACCGTAAGTGTCGGGGCAAGCCTGCGGGCGTGGCGTGGAAAGTCAACTTCAACAATGGCAATTGCAACACCAACAATGTCAACAACAACAACTACGTCCGTGCAGTGCGCTCCGGAGAATCATCATCCGCTCGATAATTTCCCGCGGATGTACCAGGCGTATCTGGCGTGCCGCCGCACGAAGCGCAATCGCGCCAGTGCCCTAAGGTTCGAGCTGAATCATGAGGAAAACCTGCTTCAGCTCCTCGCCGAGCTGCGGGAGCAGCGCTACCAGCCGGCTACCTCCATCTGCTTTTACACGCGCAAACCGAAGGCCCGCGAGATTTTCGCCGCTGACTTTCGGGATCGCGTCGTCCACCACCTCGTTTATGGTGAAATCGCGCCGCACTGGGAGAAGAGCTTCATCCATCATTCCTACGCCTGTCGTAACCGTAAAGGCATTCATGCGGCGGCGAAAGCGCTGCAACGAATGTTGTGCCGAATTACCGCCAATGGCCGGCGGCGAGCTTATTTTCACAAGATCGACATTCACAATTTCTTCATGACCATTGACCGCCGCCGGCTTTTTGACAT encodes the following:
- a CDS encoding sulfite oxidase-like oxidoreductase is translated as MSIFDPIKRVQRLRQADPRRRPDADLRDRIPPGQYRTEKFPVLTYGETPVIDRQDWRLRVWGLVENPMTLTWEEFQALPRKKIHVDIHCVTRWSLLDSEWEGVPFAAIAERAKPLPAARVVMEHSYGGYTTNMLLDEMYDDDVILADTYGGQPLARDHGGPLRMVVPKLYFWKSAKWLNGLELLERNAPGFWERYGYHMHGDPWTEERFG
- a CDS encoding DUF1566 domain-containing protein, with the protein product MNEPTQKPVIFLAFAQDRVQGGAYLRNLPAELDGIRKALQKARQAQLCEVEERANATVENICDVFQEFQDRIAIFHFGGHADSFELLLESLAGAHAAAHREGLVSFLVRQLGLKLVFLNGCSTQQHALDLKEAGIPAVIGTARTIDDAVAADLAVRFYKGLAAGHTIERAWAEAVDQVKMEKGPDWRALHWQGKTETPDRFPWEICYREGAEKVKDWNLPDAAGNPLFGLPEIPEDYFIKLPEQPFIGLEYFRKEHAAIFFGRGAEIRKLYNYVTGIHPIILFYGESGVGKSSLLDAGLLPRLEHDYTVQYARRDATEGLTATLLQALQAAGATTEEPAALLEAWLRIEAKTNRPLIVILDQAEETFTQPLKNHPETGRELEVFLAASMGVFDHPGQRPRGKLILSYRKEYHPEIQAAFQSFSLPHAPMFLRQLDRTGIIEAVEGLTRSAHTQEKYHLEIAESEQGDLAETIATDLLADQKSAIAPVLQMVLTKLWHSAVQESPHAPRFTLPLYHQLKSAGIAMDEFLQQQMAQLRQWNEEVVASGLALDLLHAHTTPHGTAGTCSLTELRRAYSHRQEILEPLLVECKRLYLLTDGQEKQNASTRLAHDILAPVIMREYQNSDKPGQRAARVLSSKLPDFKADEINVWLDKADLTVVEKGYQGMRQLADSEQRLLQISQKRRHRGRLILYTIIVVLAGFSGLAYWGIRSSLEKDKQIAKQGEQLRYSQDAVIQRLKKLDYYDSGWNPEGKGIVHQYQLQNDSLVVYDGATKLDTKLYWQRSGSKETMTHDQASAYVDSLNHIKFAGYNDWRLPTLEEAMSLMEPERKNGDLYIDPIFDATQKWIWTSSKQAAGVAWLVNFNHGNCDTNDVNRYNYVRAVRSGQS
- a CDS encoding four helix bundle protein, yielding MAQYEHLPIYKKAYDLTLYFEKIVRGFSRYDKYTLGAELRQLSREVMRLIRRANDAENKAAILLENRERLEDLKMTVRLCKDMRAFQNFNSFQYSINEVVDLCKQNEGWLKSALQKSGRPESSSPAQASQERAQR